The segment TGCCCACCTCTTTCCAACAGCCGGTGCTCACCGGTGAGTGCACCGCCCTGGGCGTCACCCGCATGCTGGACGCCATCCGCATCGTGGACCCGAGCATCCGCTTCTATCAGGCCTCCAGTTCGGAGATGTTCGGCAAGGTGCGCGAGGTGCCGCAGAACGAGCAGACGCCCTTTTACCCGCGCAGTCCCTACGGCGTGGCGAAGGTCTACGGCCATTGGATCACCGTGAATTACCGCGAGAGCTACAACCTGTTCGCCTGCTCCGGCATCCTGTTCAACCATGAAAGCCCGCGGCGGGGGCTGGAATTCGTCACGCGCAAGGTCTCGTACGGCGTGGCACGCATCAAGCTGGGGCTGGACAACGAACTGCGCCTGGGCAACCTGGAGGCGCGGCGCGACTGGGGGTACGCCGGCGACTACGTGCGCGCCATGTGGCTCATGCTTCAGCAGGACGAGCCGGATGACTACGTCATCGCCACGGGAGAGACCCATTCGGTGCGCGAGCTGTGCGAGGTGGCTTTCAGCTACGTGGGATTGGATTATCGCGACTTTGTGCGCGTGGACCCGCAGTACTTCCGGCCGGCGGAGGTGGACCTGCTGGTGGGCGATGCCAGCAAAGCCCACGCCAAGCTGGGCTGGCGGCCCACGGTAAACTTCCAGGAGCTGGTGCAGATGATGGTCGAGGCCGATCTGGAACGCCTGCGCAGTACCCTGAAATAACACCAGCGGAGGAACCCCCATGACTACTCGCATCAAATTCGGCACCGACGGATGGCGAGCCATTATCGCCGAGGATTACACCTTTGAGAACGTGCGCATCTGCGCTAAAGCGACTGCGCGCTACCTGCATGACACCGGCATGGCCGGCCGCGGGCTGGTGGTGGGCTACGACACCCGCTTCCAGTCGGAGCGCTTTGCCGAGGCCGTGGCCACCGTTGTGGCCTCCGAGGGCATCAAGGCCTATTTGTGCGACCGGCCGGCGCCCACCCCGACCATTTCGTTCTCCATCCTGGACCGCCAGGCCGCCGGCGCGGTGGTCATCACCGCCAGCCACAACCCCGGCATCTGGAACGGCTACAAATACAAGCCGGAATACGCCGGCTCCGCCTCGCCCGAGGTCATCGCCGCGCTGGAGGAGCGCATCGCCGCCATCCAGGCCGAGGGCCGGCCGGTCACTCCCA is part of the Anaerolineae bacterium genome and harbors:
- the gmd gene encoding GDP-mannose 4,6-dehydratase, producing MSEQRRALITGITGQDGSYLAEFLLEKGYRVFGMVRRTSTVNFERIQHIQDKIELVQGDLLDQVSLIQILQQCRPHEVYNLAAQSFVPTSFQQPVLTGECTALGVTRMLDAIRIVDPSIRFYQASSSEMFGKVREVPQNEQTPFYPRSPYGVAKVYGHWITVNYRESYNLFACSGILFNHESPRRGLEFVTRKVSYGVARIKLGLDNELRLGNLEARRDWGYAGDYVRAMWLMLQQDEPDDYVIATGETHSVRELCEVAFSYVGLDYRDFVRVDPQYFRPAEVDLLVGDASKAHAKLGWRPTVNFQELVQMMVEADLERLRSTLK